DNA sequence from the Oncorhynchus keta strain PuntledgeMale-10-30-2019 chromosome 1, Oket_V2, whole genome shotgun sequence genome:
CCTACCCACCTCCCAGCCTCACTCCCCCACTGGGTACAAGCGGGACGCCTGCTGTGTAGGGGCCAGCGAGCTATCTCCTCCATTGGCCTTTCACTCCCCCTCTCCGTCACAGGCTCCACGCTGTATACCGCTGCTCCTCTTTGTCCTCCTCAGGCTGGAGGAAACAACAGCTAGCTAATGCCACAGAGGGAGCTATGAGGCCAGATCTAATCACACAGCTGGCCCAAGTCTGCAACTTGTAGCTCGGGCCTAGAAGCTCACGTATTTTGGCTCTGTTTTGAATGCATTCATTTTCTCCTCTTATATTCCAGTTGTAAGGAGTTGGAGTCTGCTTGTTATTCAGACAGGGCTCTGAACAGAGCTCCCACTCCACCATGACGGCTCTATTGATCTCAGATCAACTTGGGTGTCCCACAACTGCTGCTCACCCATAGACCACTGAAATGTTAGAATGTACCTCCCTCTACTGGACCCATCTTGCTACTGTATCTTTTTGCAAACACGCCCAAGTGGTTCTCATTTGCTAGGTGATTAGTGTTGTATGATCACACTCAAATTAATTTCCAAATTGTGTGAGGAGAGGGATTGTCACTCAAGGTTTTGCTCTCCATGTTTACATTTTGCCTAGTAGAGTTTAGCTTATAAAGTAAacggtttgtttctctctcttctcccagtgACTTAAAGAAAGAGAGGCAGCCCCTGTCACCAAACAATGACGTCATAGTGCTGTCAGACAACGAGCCGTCCAGCCCCGTCATGAACGGCCTGAACCATTTCAGGAAGACAGACACTGACCTGCTCATGGTAcgacccgacacacacacacacacacacacacacacacacagcgactcCTCTCCTTTGTACTATTCACAATGTTTCTTTATCTACCACGGATGCAAATACATTCTAATGTAGTTGTGTGTATGACCCCCTGTCTTCCCTTGTGTAGAAGAGCAGGCCAGATGAGAGGGAGTGCATCATCAAACAGTTGATGGAGGAGCTGAGACTACAGGAGGCCAAGCTGGTGCTGCTGAAGAAACTACGACAGAGCCAGACACAGAAGGAGAGCACTGTACAGAAGGTATCTAAAcaaatgcgcgcgcacacacacacacacacacacacacacacacacacacacacacacacacacacacacacacactgtttgcgCTAAACCCCTAGATtgccatggtctctctctcttccagccaACCTCTGGCTCTGTAGCCACTCCTCCACCTCTGGTCAGAGGCAGCATGACATCAGGCAAAGGAGTGCTACAGGTACAGGCAGCTACTGCTCACCACCACTACACAATACAATCATACAGATTTACATTGCTGCTGTTGTGTACCATACATTCACGCTCCTTGTAATAGTATACCTGTGCATCCATTCAGCCACTAAGCGCATTCAAGCTCTCTGTACTAGCGTGTTGTCAGTGTGTCATCTGTTCAGCCATGCTGTGCTGTCTGAGGTAATCACACGCAGTTAGCGGTGACACACTACAGCTGATGTGAAATGGCTCTGTTTAGCATTTACTGTATGTGACTTGACAAAACAATTTTAAATATGACATGACAAGGACTGGCCACTTGCCAGCAAATGTCAACACTGATCATGTGACGCTTTCATGGGCAAATCTCATTGCCATTAAATCATGATTTAGCCAAAGGTCTGAGTTACACGTGTGGCTTTTGAGTTGGGAATCGTCCCTCATCGTATGGGTTCATCATGTGGTTGTGTTGCGTGTAAACCCTGTTGTTTTTGTGTCCAGGTGTCGTCAGTCCGTAGCTCAGGCACAGTGATCCCTCCTCCATTAGTCCGGGGTGGGCAGCATGTCCCGTCCAAGCAGAACTCCCAGACCACCATGCCACCCCTGGTCAGAGGGGCGCAGGTAACTTATACTCTGGTACTTACCTTTTTTAAACATACTTTTGTTGTTGTCTGTTGAGTATGCCCCTTTGGTACTTGTGCAATGTCCGTTATTAataaggcaggtagcctagtggttagagcgttgggccagtaactgaaaggttgctagatcgaacccacgagctgacaaggtaaagatctgtcattctgcccctgaacaagacagttaacccactgttccccggtaggctgtcattgtaaataagtatttgttcttaactgactttaaTAATGAAGAAATATGAATTCTAACATTCTCTGCATATTCAGTGTATGTTTTCACATTTTTATGCTGCTTTCTAAACAAATTCCTTGGATGTGAACTCTCTGCAACCAATAGACCAAATGCATAACACACACGCTTGTCAGTCTTTTCCAGTAAATTCATTTTACAATTATATTTTGCAtatcttctctcaatctctctctccacgccctctcctgcctctgtccctctccctgtgtgtgtgactccCCTCTCCCTTATGTCCATGCCGTACCCtatcttcctgtgtgtgtgtgtgacgttgtCAGCCCATCGCGGTATCTCCCCAGCAGATCGCGTCCctgcggcagcagcagcagcagcactctGGGTCGGGCCCTCCTCCCCTGCTGCTGGCCCCCAGAGCCTCGGTCCCCAACGTCCAGGTGCAGGGCCAGAGGATCATCCAGCAGGGCCTCATCAGGGTAGCCAACGTCCCAAACACCAACGTCCTGGTCAACATACCACAGGTCAGACCACTATCACCCAGGACAATCAGAAAACAGGTCACTAAACGTACTGGCCAGCATTTTACATTAAGACCCCTTCGACTAACAACAGCATTACTTCTCCATCGCTTTTCATCTGGACTAATATGTGTCTCTGTTCCACAGGGCTCTCAGAAGGGCTCGTCCGTGACGTCCCAGGCCGGGATGGGCAGCAGTGTGTCTACGGTCCAGGCCAATGAGTCCCCGGCTGCTCGCCAGGCGGCTGCCAAGCTGGCTCTGCGTAAGCAGCTGGAGAAGACCCTGCTGGATATCCCTCCTCCCAAACCTCCCGCCCCCGAATTCAACTTCTTGCCGTCAGCAGCCAACAACGAGTTCATCTACCTGGTGGGCCTGGAGGAGGTGGTGCAGAACCTGCTGGACACACTGGGACGGGGTGAGTTAAAACTTTCATTCAGAAATATTGATTCCTTGCATCAGCAGTTTTCTATGCTTtttatggtagtagtagtagctaatCTCTTCATTCTACCTCCCTTGCTCTATTTGAAAGCTGCTGGCATAAGGTACGTAATACTGGCATGTCCCTTTTCTGTGTTTCTCTCAGGCAAGCAGCAGGGTCAGTCTGTTGCCCCGGAGACCCCCGTCCCCGAGGAGCCGCACACCTGCGCCCAGTGCAAGACTGACTTCACGTCGCGCTGGCGCTCGGAGAAGAGCGGCCCCGTCCTGTGCGACCACTGCATGTCGTCCAACCTGAAGAAGGCCCTGAAGGCAGAGCACACCAACCGGCTGAAGGCGGCCTTCGTCAAGGCCCTGCAGCAGGAGCAGGAGATAGAGCAGCGCATCCTCCATCAGGCCGCATCTCCTGTCTCCAAAACACACTCCTCTTCCTCTGGGATGAAGAGTGAGCACCAGCAGCACGTGCTGGTGTCACAGCAGTACAAGCAGGCCAGAGCCCAACTTCAGCAGCAGCATAGAGGCACGCCTGTGGCCCGCCACCACTCCTCCATCAAGCAGGTCAGCACTGGGACGCAACACTACACACAACTAACTTGTACGAAAGGGGAAGCTTGTCTGTACATTTTGATACCTTAAAAAAACAGAGGCATCCTTTAATTATATTAACACATTGGTTACTAAACTTAATAttttctccctccccttctcagaGCCCTGGTCAACTGACCCGTAGTGTGCAGCAGGCTGTGGGGTCTCGCGGTGTCAGTCACTCGTTCCCCACATCCTCTCAGCAGCTGCAGAACGCTGTGACGGCGGCCGCGCTGGCCAGCAGGCCAGGTAAGCATGCCATGCGCCCGGCGCAGGGGACGAAGggcagcagcagtaacccctcGGCCAACCCCAACGCCTGGAGGAAGCAGACCACCGGGAACTCAGGTAGATGAACctctacaggacagagacaagaCCCTGTCCTCACctgcttctctttttctctcctctccctctttctcctcttctctctctccctggtgacCTAAAATACATTCAAGTGTCACAAAAGGTTGTGGAAGGTGCATTACTACCTCAATGGGGCGACTGTatgcttgcctagttaaataaataaatacaaatgggGTGACTATTAGTCTGAGATGTAGATAGGCTTTAGCTCGCTgaccctttttctctctctttgcctttCCTCTGGTGGTGGATCAGACTCATTTGtgtgtttttaaaatgtagaatCCATTCATTTCAATAAAAAAGTGTGTCCTTGATTTTTGCTGTAATGGCTGCAGACAGGCTAAAAGATGGTAGAGGGTGTTTGAGATGTTTCCTGTTTGTGTCCCTGGTTCCAGTCCTGTGTACTCACTGCTGTGGTTATCGTCTCCTTCCAGGTGTGACCATGGCATATGTGAACCCCAGCCTGTCTGTCAACAAGACCACCACCTCCGCCAACCTGGAGCGCCAGAGAGAGTACCTCCTGGACATGAtcccctcccgctccatctcccaGACAGCCAACACATGGAAATAACACCACccctctatcaacccttattattaaTCTGAATAATAGTCACTCATTATCAATTTAACAAAGGACTCTTCTCTGGAAAACAATTTCACATAATCTACCATTGACCAATGAAATAAAAACTAAAACGCACCTCTCCTTatgttctctccctccaccatctaTCTTCCTGTGAGTCTTCAGTTCTAGTGTGGTGCACTGGTGTTATACTGGGAGACTACAGGGCTCTGAGAGATGCTACATCTAAAAGGGTGGCATGGACTTAATCAATCTCAAACATTTATGGTGCCTCGCTTCCTTTCCTGGTCAGTTTTGATCTTCACACATTCACACCGAGAGGGAGGGATGTCCCAGTCCAGCTGTGTCTGTGGCTCTGATTGGCTATCCAGGTGACGCGACCGTCAACATTGTCCACTGTGAATGATGCGCCTTACTTCATCTCCCCCTTCTACCTGGGAGAGCCATGACCGGGTCTCTCTCTGGCCTGGCTGGTGGCACAagactgcagacagacagatgtcgTGGCAGGGACTGTGGGTGATGCCTCGATCACACCGACGGTTTTATTGCATTTTgttacaccagaagtacatttatttccaatggaacgctgcgtttgccttgcagcattgcgttgcagaggcagtttcAGTGCGCtctgtgtggtgcatacgttGGAATTAACTtatgcgtcaaactgtatgcatagacagcttgacagaaatggtagcagacgGTGAATGTTGAatttttgttgcacacatatccagatgatgctgcgtactaATTTGCGCAATGACTATCGGTGTGATCAAGGTGTGAGCCAAGAGGACCACCCAAGGAATACTAAAATAGCTTCagctttgcaaaaaaaaaaaaaaaaaagaagacttTTGGAAGAAGAACAAAATCTATCCACAGAATAGACTGCCTTGTCTTTGAACCGACGGTGTGCAGAACAGAGGAGGAGCCCGGAGTGTGTCTGGTTATTTTGTATGGCTGAATGTTAgaatattttttgttttttttataagtCAAAAGATTCTGCTCCCTTCTATTTTGGAACTGGACTCTTTTGTGGAGGTCTCTGTTTGTTTGAAAGGTAACGTTACTGTTGAGGTGGTTTTACATCTGTTGGTTTAGTGTTTCATTTTGAAAGACTTTGTTTTCTAAGCTGAAAAAGGATTAAGTAACTAACTTAACTTTTTTAATATGTACAAACACGGAACACATTGTGGGAGGACTATTCTTgtaaatggtaaaaaaaaaaaaaaactttaaaaaaactaaaaatgGATCCTTCCAAAGAAATAGTGCAGCCCAAATTATCCTTTCATTCTACTCTTGTTTTAAATCCTTGATGTTCAAAATAGACAGGATGTGCTTTTTTTCTGAAATGCaaaaggggaggggaaagggacCTCATTTTATGAATCCATTTTGCTTTTAGTCATAGATTGTGGGACATTAATTTTCTTACAGACACATGCTGTGTCTGGGTATATTTATAGGGTCACTAGTTAAGATGTATGCTTATGCCCTCAGTTCCAATGGATCTCCACTTTAGATTATTTTCTTGTGTCCAGTGTTTTCTACGCGCCCATTCATTGGTCTAAAGAGCTGGACAGCTTTCAGAATGTAGTTATACGAAACCCTAGAAACATTTATACTTTTATTTCTGTTTTCTTTTACAAGGGAGAGTATGAGTTATGTCAGATCCCTtaattagctagcttgctagcccatCTGGTGGAAATGCCAGCGGTATTGCATTTATATAGGTGGTGCAGTACAGGGTAAGAAAGTGTTGAAATATGCACCATGCTTACAAAGCTCCCTCTCAGAAGGAATAAGACAGTGCTGTGTCAGTATGAGGTCTTATGAGGTCGAGCTTCTGTATCCAAACATGGTTCAGAGCTACACAACAGTTCAGTGTCCTAATAGAAATTAAACTGAAAGGAAATTATCAAACAATGCTTTGAATTTAGGTTCTATCTTGTTTATTTTTCCCCCCCCTCCAACAAATGTGGAGTACATGCTTTCCCCTGATTTAATACGTTTTGatagcagtgtgtgtggtgttccAGACCTCCGGATAAACCAAGTGTGTTTGTGTTAACAATGAGACACCATAAGTGTTAATTAATAAAGTGCTGGTTCATACAGCAACTCCCCAGCTTGTCCTTTTCATATGAATCCCATTGTTTTCTGTAACCACCAAGCAATTTGGCTAATCTCCCATTGTTATAGATTTCCCCCCCTTCCATACCTACCCTATTATGAGATTTCAGAGAGATAAATGGTCTTTCATCTCTAACATATTtgccatatagtgcactacttaataGGGCTTTGGGTAAAAGCagttcactatatggggaatagggtgtcatttgagatttGCCTGTTCATCTTCTGGAGCCCTGCTCAGAGCCATGATGATTGGGGTCCTTGGCATGCGTTCCAGGCATAGAGAATGATCGAGGCCTCTTAAGTCGCCAAAAGGCTGTATTAGCATGCACagcgccattgagggcttccaccattttaatgtagtcaactCAGTGGGACTTCCAACttaattggctgatccctcctagTGACATGTCCAACCTGGTTATCGGGAGGGATCAGCTAATCGTGAAGAAAATAAATGTAACTACTTCcaaatggagatggcctcaatggtGCTGTCCatgctataatggcacagatagaGGACTCGTCTTTATATCTCTGGTTCCAGGCTGCAGGTGCAGCAGCCATTAGTGTGCTGTCCTGACTACTGCTGTTTTTGACGACTAACACCATTCCGTTTTATCTGGGGTGCTAGCACTGTTTACCGTGTAGCGCCTCACCCTAAAAAAAGTTCCTATTTGTTTAGAATTGTTTTCTTGCTCTATcaagtaaaaaataaacaatttaacCCCTTTTCCTTTTTAGTCCAGGCTTTGTTATAGATTTTATAATGTTGATTTGAATGACTTTTCCTGACAAATGTTTTAATGATTTTTGTAGGCCTATACAAAAACGAATTAGATTACCTTGTAGTTTCATTATAACATGATCAGGCTTATTGCCCTGCCCTTTTCAAAGCCATATAAAAGGTCATCAGGGATTTAATATTTGTTATACCACTCACATACGTCATTGAAATTGCCCAAGAGTATATTCATAAATGATCTAAAGGCATGATTTAGAATCCACATTTCCATCAATAGTAACACCGCATAGGTGTGCGTAAAATACTCGCCATTTTGGAGAGGTACGCGTTGGCCGTCTGGTCATACCGCTCCAAAGCAGAGTATCTTTCCACTTGCCGTGCGTTCTTGGGTTCGCTTTGTGAGCATGTTTCTGGCTCACGGTAAGAGACCTGCGTGCTCGACATTTTGAAgctgtgggtgtggtgtgtgccTGTGTAGACAACGCGGCCAGTGCATCTGTCATCCTTTTTGATTTACAGGTGTAAACGAACCTTCAGATATTGTTACCATGGAATTAGACCTGTTTCAACAGGACAGTTGCCAGGTTAACAGTTAATCAGTGAACGGTTTGCTTCATGTTTGTTCATTATGAACGGCAGAAAAAGAATAGGTTTTAAGGCAAAGTAGCCAGACCTACGAACTATTGAATGTTTTACTTTTAGATTGCAGCGTTTTTGTATTGTTTGACAATATAAAATCACTGTCCGTGATGAATAGGCTACATGTGAATAGCATATCATCAGTATTAGTAGTAGGCTAGACCTACAATATTTCCAGCAGCTGACCGCTAATAACTTTGTTCCCCGTGTAGGCTAATAAAACGAAAGTCAGAGATTTTCAATTGCACATGATTTAATCACTCATATTGTCCTGGCCTCTTGCTTATTGCAACCAAGACTGCTCTGCCACCTGTTGGATTGTCGGGCGGTTAGAAGGGCTGAACTGCATCAGATATGCAATTAACTGCTGGCATGGCTCTTCCACGGTGACGTCATCCGGGTAGACCAAGGCCTTGCGCTGAGCCCGCGGGAGTTTGCTGACATTGGAATCGTCGTACGGCATACACCCAGTGACCATGACATAGAGAATCACACCCAAACTCCACACATCATATTTCTTAGGGTCGTATGGAACTCCGAGGAGTACCTCCGGTGGGGCGTAGGCCGCTGAACCACAGTAGGTGCTGCTCAGCTCAGGGTAGCCCTTAGCAAACCTCCCAAAACCAAAGTCTGTGATCTTCACTTGGTTGTCCCTAGTCAGCAGCACATTCTCACATTTCATGTCCCGATGGACGATGTTGTTTTGATTGAGATAGTTCACAGCGCTGACAATCTGGGAAAACATGGTCTTGGCTTGGGCTATGGGGATGGAATTGACCTCTTGGATTTTTTGGAGAAGATCCGTCGCTGCCGCCTCCATCACTATGTATAGTCGGCCGTTGCAAACCTCAATGAATTCGTGCACATGTACAATATTGTTATGTCTCACTCCCCTCAAAAGTGTCAGCTCCCTGGGTAGAAACTTGTGGACGAAGTCGTGGGGAGCCTTTTTGCGGTCCACAATTTTTATGGCCACCTCAGAATTGTGTTTCTGGGAGCTGGCTAATTTCACTTTGGAGTAGCTTCCCTCGCCGATTGTTGCTCCCAACTTGTAGCCCATCTCGCGCAGAACTTTCTCTGTGTACATTTTCAAAAAGGTATGGTTGACTTACTGCTCTTCAAAATTTGTCTTGCTGCTGCTCCATCAGGGAATAAACCCCGAATGGTCACAAGCTCTTTGACCAATTTGAGGAACGTTAGGATGTTTCTCAGGTGGCGGTGACAACGTTGTGATATATATACTAAATACACTTATTGATAAGGTCACGGGCGTGTTGGCGCTTACATTATGACGACATTGTGACAAACCGTGACGACATTCTGAGGGTCGCTAAGCTTCAGTGGCAGGCCTAGGCTACTGTAGCCCTCCTCTCTTACAGTACTATATTCGTGTTATGATTTATTGAATCTGAACAATAATAACTAGATTTCTATCACCTTATTTGGACTATTTAGCTGTATGAAATTAAACAAAATGACAGTTCTATTCCATCATCCAGAGTAGACTTCCGATAATTGGATACTGTTGGCTGTAATGTCTTCATATTACCTCCGGATGGCAGACTGCACCAAGAATCTCCGTCGccttatccacctctctctctctctctctctctctctctctctctctctctcaaaaaatATACTGGTACAGCTGTTTGGGGTTCCTTTTTAACAAGGGCTTACATAACTCAATAGGAGGAACAAAAAGGATGTAGTCCAATCTAAATTGACCTTAAAATTGGTGACCAGAAGAGTGTCTTCCCATTGTCCTGTCACTCACCACTAcaaacagacaaaaaaaaaaggcATTTCAATTGTTCGTAAAATGAGCAGACGTTATAGAGCAGGCCTGCTAGAACGCTGAACAAACAGGCTAGAATGTTGAGCGCAGCACTGACCTTTCCTGAAGAATGTGAGCtattgtttgttaacatgacCCAGTTAGGAGCTGCAGCCCGTGGCTTGGCAGCTATTGGCAAGAGTTGTGCAAattaactagactatatacaatTTTGCTTATGGAGgttgtgcgtgtgtctgtgtcacACTTGCATGCAtaatgtgtggctgtgtgtgtatgtgtgctgttgGGGATTTCccttacatttttaaaaacttcTCTTTGATGCTTTAAACACATTTAAACCTGATGTCAAATCCCATCTATTTCAAGTTTCAGGCAATGCAGATGAAACCATAAATGAATTAAATGCAATACATTTATCTGGTATTTtagaatatactgtacatatgacaTTGTGAATGTTATATTATGCTCAATGCCAGCAGATATGTACAATTCTATCTAAATCCATATGCATTTCCTGCCTCTATAAAGTGATTGGCATTGTTATTGTGTGTGAGTGCCACTTGCAGAGCTTTGAGTCATTCCCCACTCTGCTCCAGTTTCTCCACAGAGGGTTTGTTGGTTCAGCCACTTTCTGGCTGACTGAGCTGCTATGACTCACCAAAGGCTGGGCCAATAAGCTGGCTACTCCTGTGTCTCCCTGCCTCTTAATTGGCTGCCTCGTCTAGAGAAGGGCTACTGATACAAACAGCTAGCCGGtttcatcacagagagagagaacaggagccagagagagaggaaggttctGAGTGGGAGATAGCAGGCAgttagagagagaacaagagtgTATTCTGTAAAGCAGTGCAACTCATTCTTCCCTTCTTCTTCTGTGCTGAATCCTCCCAGGCTGACAAGATGAACCACAGCTCGACTGAACCGGCGGAGACCATTGAGCCCCTGCGCTATCTCAGGTAGGCACCAACAAAATCAGGACAACACAGCTATTCCTGCTCTCAATTCACTTAAATTCTCCAATACCCTCAGTAGTTTACAACTTTTATTATGGCTTGTGAACTCTGTTTTGCACATCCTGCTTATAAATATGAACTGACCTTTGATCGCTGATGGCGTATGAGCTCTTGTGCATGTTTTTATGTTGTAGACATAAAGTTGGGTGTGTGACGCAGTTTTTCCATCCAGAGAAGTTCTCTGTGTAGAGACAGGTGTCCAGAGCAGTCCTGCCAGCGGCTGCATTCATTCACCTTACTTTTATGCAACAGATAACGGAACCTGTCGCACCAACTCATATTTCTATCTCTgccctccacatcagtctgtgtgtgtgtgtgtgtgtgtgtgtgtgtgtgtgtgtgtgtgtgtgtgtgtgtg
Encoded proteins:
- the LOC118389225 gene encoding transcriptional repressor p66-alpha isoform X4, with translation MSEEAVRLTRSQKRALERDVVAPGSPGGELDIKKVKLENSEQPPAADGPIALVAVGGGDVVKTEQAAKVASMSILKTDEVKATIKVEVQTGDGPVDMSTSKSDLKKERQPLSPNNDVIVLSDNEPSSPVMNGLNHFRKTDTDLLMKSRPDERECIIKQLMEELRLQEAKLVLLKKLRQSQTQKESTVQKPTSGSVATPPPLVRGSMTSGKGVLQVSSVRSSGTVIPPPLVRGGQHVPSKQNSQTTMPPLVRGAQVTYTLIASLRQQQQQHSGSGPPPLLLAPRASVPNVQVQGQRIIQQGLIRVANVPNTNVLVNIPQGSQKGSSVTSQAGMGSSVSTVQANESPAARQAAAKLALRKQLEKTLLDIPPPKPPAPEFNFLPSAANNEFIYLVGLEEVVQNLLDTLGRGKQQGQSVAPETPVPEEPHTCAQCKTDFTSRWRSEKSGPVLCDHCMSSNLKKALKAEHTNRLKAAFVKALQQEQEIEQRILHQAASPVSKTHSSSSGMKSEHQQHVLVSQQYKQARAQLQQQHRGTPVARHHSSIKQSPGQLTRSVQQAVGSRGVSHSFPTSSQQLQNAVTAAALASRPGKHAMRPAQGTKGSSSNPSANPNAWRKQTTGNSGVTMAYVNPSLSVNKTTTSANLERQREYLLDMIPSRSISQTANTWK
- the LOC118389225 gene encoding transcriptional repressor p66-alpha isoform X6 is translated as MSEEAVRLTRSQKRALERDVVAPGSPGGELDIKKVKLENSEQPPAADGPIALVAVGGGDVVKTEQAAKVASMSILKTDEVKATIKVEVQTGDGPVDMSTSKSDLKKERQPLSPNNDVIVLSDNEPSSPVMNGLNHFRKTDTDLLMKSRPDERECIIKQLMEELRLQEAKLVLLKKLRQSQTQKESTVQKPTSGSVATPPPLVRGSMTSGKGVLQVSSVRSSGTVIPPPLVRGGQHVPSKQNSQTTMPPLVRGAQIASLRQQQQQHSGSGPPPLLLAPRASVPNVQVQGQRIIQQGLIRVANVPNTNVLVNIPQGSQKGSSVTSQAGMGSSVSTVQANESPAARQAAAKLALRKQLEKTLLDIPPPKPPAPEFNFLPSAANNEFIYLVGLEEVVQNLLDTLGRGKQQGQSVAPETPVPEEPHTCAQCKTDFTSRWRSEKSGPVLCDHCMSSNLKKALKAEHTNRLKAAFVKALQQEQEIEQRILHQAASPVSKTHSSSSGMKSEHQQHVLVSQQYKQARAQLQQQHRGTPVARHHSSIKQSPGQLTRSVQQAVGSRGVSHSFPTSSQQLQNAVTAAALASRPGKHAMRPAQGTKGSSSNPSANPNAWRKQTTGNSGVTMAYVNPSLSVNKTTTSANLERQREYLLDMIPSRSISQTANTWK
- the LOC118389225 gene encoding transcriptional repressor p66-alpha isoform X2 → MSEEAVRLTRSQKRALERDVVAPGSPGGELDIKKVKLENSEQPPAADGPIALVAVGGGDVVKTEQAAKVASMSILKTDEVKATIKVEVQTGDGPVDMSTSKSDLKKERQPLSPNNDVIVLSDNEPSSPVMNGLNHFRKTDTDLLMKSRPDERECIIKQLMEELRLQEAKLVLLKKLRQSQTQKESTVQKPTSGSVATPPPLVRGSMTSGKGVLQVSSVRSSGTVIPPPLVRGGQHVPSKQNSQTTMPPLVRGAQPIAVSPQQIASLRQQQQQHSGSGPPPLLLAPRASVPNVQVQGQRIIQQGLIRVANVPNTNVLVNIPQGSQKGSSVTSQAGMGSSVSTVQANESPAARQAAAKLALRKQLEKTLLDIPPPKPPAPEFNFLPSAANNEFIYLVGLEEVVQNLLDTLGRGKQQGQSVAPETPVPEEPHTCAQCKTDFTSRWRSEKSGPVLCDHCMSSNLKKALKAEHTNRLKAAFVKALQQEQEIEQRILHQAASPVSKTHSSSSGMKSEHQQHVLVSQQYKQARAQLQQQHRGTPVARHHSSIKQSPGQLTRSVQQAVGSRGVSHSFPTSSQQLQNAVTAAALASRPGKHAMRPAQGTKGSSSNPSANPNAWRKQTTGNSGVTMAYVNPSLSVNKTTTSANLERQREYLLDMIPSRSISQTANTWK
- the LOC118389225 gene encoding transcriptional repressor p66-alpha isoform X5, with the protein product MSEEAVRLTRSQKRALERDVVAPGSPGGELDIKKVKLENSEQPPAADGPIALVAVGGGDVVKTEQAAKVASMSILKTDEVKATIKVEVQTGDGPVDMSTSKSDLKKERQPLSPNNDVIVLSDNEPSSPVMNGLNHFRKTDTDLLMKSRPDERECIIKQLMEELRLQEAKLVLLKKLRQSQTQKESTVQKPTSGSVATPPPLVRGSMTSGKGVLQVSSVRSSGTVIPPPLVRGGQHVPSKQNSQTTMPPLVRGAQQIASLRQQQQQHSGSGPPPLLLAPRASVPNVQVQGQRIIQQGLIRVANVPNTNVLVNIPQGSQKGSSVTSQAGMGSSVSTVQANESPAARQAAAKLALRKQLEKTLLDIPPPKPPAPEFNFLPSAANNEFIYLVGLEEVVQNLLDTLGRGKQQGQSVAPETPVPEEPHTCAQCKTDFTSRWRSEKSGPVLCDHCMSSNLKKALKAEHTNRLKAAFVKALQQEQEIEQRILHQAASPVSKTHSSSSGMKSEHQQHVLVSQQYKQARAQLQQQHRGTPVARHHSSIKQSPGQLTRSVQQAVGSRGVSHSFPTSSQQLQNAVTAAALASRPGKHAMRPAQGTKGSSSNPSANPNAWRKQTTGNSGVTMAYVNPSLSVNKTTTSANLERQREYLLDMIPSRSISQTANTWK
- the LOC118389225 gene encoding transcriptional repressor p66-alpha isoform X3, which gives rise to MSEEAVRLTRSQKRALERDVVAPGSPGGELDIKKVKLENSEQPPAADGPIALVAVGGGDVVKTEQAAKVASMSILKTDEVKATIKVEVQTGDGPVDMSTSKSDLKKERQPLSPNNDVIVLSDNEPSSPVMNGLNHFRKTDTDLLMKSRPDERECIIKQLMEELRLQEAKLVLLKKLRQSQTQKESTVQKPTSGSVATPPPLVRGSMTSGKGVLQVSSVRSSGTVIPPPLVRGGQHVPSKQNSQTTMPPLVRGAQVTYTLQIASLRQQQQQHSGSGPPPLLLAPRASVPNVQVQGQRIIQQGLIRVANVPNTNVLVNIPQGSQKGSSVTSQAGMGSSVSTVQANESPAARQAAAKLALRKQLEKTLLDIPPPKPPAPEFNFLPSAANNEFIYLVGLEEVVQNLLDTLGRGKQQGQSVAPETPVPEEPHTCAQCKTDFTSRWRSEKSGPVLCDHCMSSNLKKALKAEHTNRLKAAFVKALQQEQEIEQRILHQAASPVSKTHSSSSGMKSEHQQHVLVSQQYKQARAQLQQQHRGTPVARHHSSIKQSPGQLTRSVQQAVGSRGVSHSFPTSSQQLQNAVTAAALASRPGKHAMRPAQGTKGSSSNPSANPNAWRKQTTGNSGVTMAYVNPSLSVNKTTTSANLERQREYLLDMIPSRSISQTANTWK
- the LOC118389225 gene encoding transcriptional repressor p66-alpha isoform X1; translated protein: MSEEAVRLTRSQKRALERDVVAPGSPGGELDIKKVKLENSEQPPAADGPIALVAVGGGDVVKTEQAAKVASMSILKTDEVKATIKVEVQTGDGPVDMSTSKSDLKKERQPLSPNNDVIVLSDNEPSSPVMNGLNHFRKTDTDLLMKSRPDERECIIKQLMEELRLQEAKLVLLKKLRQSQTQKESTVQKPTSGSVATPPPLVRGSMTSGKGVLQVSSVRSSGTVIPPPLVRGGQHVPSKQNSQTTMPPLVRGAQVTYTLPIAVSPQQIASLRQQQQQHSGSGPPPLLLAPRASVPNVQVQGQRIIQQGLIRVANVPNTNVLVNIPQGSQKGSSVTSQAGMGSSVSTVQANESPAARQAAAKLALRKQLEKTLLDIPPPKPPAPEFNFLPSAANNEFIYLVGLEEVVQNLLDTLGRGKQQGQSVAPETPVPEEPHTCAQCKTDFTSRWRSEKSGPVLCDHCMSSNLKKALKAEHTNRLKAAFVKALQQEQEIEQRILHQAASPVSKTHSSSSGMKSEHQQHVLVSQQYKQARAQLQQQHRGTPVARHHSSIKQSPGQLTRSVQQAVGSRGVSHSFPTSSQQLQNAVTAAALASRPGKHAMRPAQGTKGSSSNPSANPNAWRKQTTGNSGVTMAYVNPSLSVNKTTTSANLERQREYLLDMIPSRSISQTANTWK